From Cheilinus undulatus linkage group 18, ASM1832078v1, whole genome shotgun sequence, the proteins below share one genomic window:
- the gphb5 gene encoding glycoprotein hormone beta-5, with the protein MTPQRKEAQWKPGMVLCWFLLCISLQQNSPHRVSAVNLRRFIGCAVREFTFLAKKPGCGGVHITTDACWGRCETWEKPVLDPPYIESYQRVCTYNETRLVTVKLPNCQRNIDPMYTYPVALRCDCGVCVTSTTECITSV; encoded by the exons ATGACCCCACAAAGGAAAGAGGCACAATG GAAACCTGGCATGGTGCTGTGCTGGTTTCTGCTCTGCATCTCTCTGCAACAAAACTCCCCCCACCGGGTGTCAGCTGTCAACCTGCGGCGCTTCATCGGCTGCGCAGTCAGGGAGTTCACTTTCCTGGCCAAGAAGCCTGGCTGCGGGGGGGTGCACATCACCACGGACGCCTGCTGGGGGCGCTGTGAGACCTGGGAG AAACCCGTCTTGGACCCGCCCTACATTGAGTCCTATCAGCGGGTTTGCACCTACAATGAGACTCGTCTGGTCACTGTGAAACTGCCAAACTGCCAGAGAAACATCGACCCCATGTACACCTACCCGGTGGCCCTGAGATGTGACTGTGGTGTTTGTGTGACCAGCACCACTGAGTGTATTACATCAGTGTAA